The Mercenaria mercenaria strain notata chromosome 6, MADL_Memer_1, whole genome shotgun sequence genome contains the following window.
TAATTTGACTACACTACTAAAAAGAAACTATATCTCTATGAGCCTTTTGTAGATTTGATCATCTGAGCCAACATGTCCCACTGTTCATTTGTAACCGCTCTTAACTCATTGAACGAACCAGCACGACTATACAATTCTCcaccatcaagtttaacaatctgaaatagatatatatatattcattctgAAAAACCTCTGAAACCATTCAAGTCTGTCAATATAAAATCTTTTGGTTATTAACAAAACAGCTACTCCATGGTGATGTTAATTCTTGTACTTCAAATTTATagataaaagaaactgatttttttctggTACATTGGAGAAAAATAATGTGGATCCATGCAATCTCAAAATTCATGACCATTAGTCCCCCTCCAATCAACAAATGCTTAGGTCATTTCCCCTGCAACATCACTCCCATCTAAGGTTTGTAAATTCTAACATCTCTACACCAACAAGGGCATCATTTTTCCATCAAACACTATTACCTTTTCACCAATAATGTTGTAAATATAGTTActcaaagatatattttattcattgaaaCCTTTGAAACATTAATCGCAtatcaatcttttttttaaaacacactCCATGATGTAACTTGTATTAAATTTATAGCATAACAGAACTGATTTTTTTGGTAATTTGGGAAAAAGTGACCAGTCCTTTTGAGGGACAATTTACCTCCTCAAATCTTGTATTTCCGCAAATATATCTAAAAGTTTGTAAATATCTAATCTCTACAACCAAACAAGTTCATCATTTTTCCATCAAATTATTTTCCCAAATGTGAAAAAGTTACTATTTAGATTGGGAAGCGTTTGGCCAAAATTCACGATAAAAAAGCCTGCTCTCAGACGCTATTAAACTAATCTTACCTAATCTATCTTAACCTCTTCCATTTACCAAAGTAAAACATTAAGTCTATCACAGTTAACCTCCTGTCTATATCAATGGTAAAACACTAAATCTGTTATAGCTTACCACACCCCCACTCCCTGTATCTCAAAGTAAAACACTATCACAGCTTACCTCCCCTGTCATCCAGGAGCTGTAATCACTAACCATGTAGGAGACCAGATTTGCCAGTTCTTGAACCTCTCCAAGCCTACCAGTGGGTAAAACATCCATCATTTTATCAGCCCACTCTCCAGTAGGATCTAGCCTGCTAAATGCACCCTGCAAATAAAGGGGCTTACACTGATGAGGGCTTAAAAGGGGCATACCTATGAATCTTTATTTAGCTGTTAAACAAAcagcctgttaaattttgattcaaaatattaatCTTGGTGGGAAACTCGAGGCTGATTTGATTTTAATGTAAAGACCATTTAGTGCTTAAAATCCTTAATTCAtacatatgagctgtgccatgagaaaaccaacatagtgggtttgcgaccagcatggatccagaccagcctgcacatccgcgcagtctggtcaggatccatgctgttcgcttttaaagcctattggaattggagaaactgttagcgaacagcatggatcctgacctgactgcgcggatgctatgttggttttctcatggcacggctcaattttcttaaaatgttgaaataaaatcttaaaagtaaATCAACTGATAGCTTAATCATCTGTCAAAATTTCGAACAGCTGTTTCCTGGTTCATAATTTTCTGCATACATATATTGTGTTTGTTAACGGTAAATGGCAACCAATTATGCTTCCATATTCTTTCATTATAATATGCATTCAGACATAAACTAACTTCCCAAAATTGAAACCTGTGTATCTAAGCATACTTTTTGCAAGTGCTATCTTACTGTCACAGAAAAACTAGCAAAAACTATGTGAATAGTTATACTTTATCTTCATATTTTTTTAACGATGCAgtgtatttcttttttctataCACATAAACCTGggcatattttatcaaaactgcacTATTCCTAACTATAAGAAATGAGAAAGGTCTTACGATTTTTAGGCATAACAGAAATTGAAGAGGATAgaatttttatgatgaaaaatcccATGTGCCTTTGGCAGGATCCAAACCCAGGTCGCTCGGGAGGAAATCCAATCAAAAAACTGACAGGCTATGCGTAAGTGACCATAACACTTCCCCTCTTCAAACAAGTCATCATTTATAATGATGTGTAAGCCATTTTGGCATAGAAAGTGCCATTTTTGGCAAGAGATAATGTCTGTGTCCTGGACGAGTTACCACTTTCAGATGTATCAGAAATTAAAGCAGACAGAATTTAGATGATGAAAAATCCCAACTGCCTGTGGCTGGATTCGAACCTGGGTGCTAGTCCAAtactctaaccactgagccaaagcaTCAACTCCCTGACGCAGTAGTCAGAGGACTGACTATGCGTAAGGGACCATAACAAAGGAAAAAACTTTGGATGGGTTTTTAAGACAACTAACCTATGAAAATTGATCCAAGTCTTGTGTTATTTCCGGTATTCAGAAGTAAAACTGGTATCCTTTGACCTAATATTgaaaaacttttttgttgttaCAGTTCCATAATTGTGTGTAAATATTTTCATcttcattttatctttttcttcaaaacattTATGTTAAACATACCTTCGTTTTGATAGGACCAGGTTGTATGCAGTTGTACCGTATACCATATCTTCCCCATTCACTTGCTAGAGACCTGAAACCATTATAAAGGGTCTTATATATGATATTTACGTATTCACTTGCAACAGATGTGAAACATTATAAAACTGCCTCTGTAGCCTAGCGGTACAGTGCCCACTTCCAGCGAGGGAGGTTGTGAGTTCGTTCCCTGGCTGCGTCATACAAGAGgtgaacaagagcactgcaatgcggagcaatatacgcctgagggtatgacctttgacccctaagtgtctcgatgtgatgaacatttgtaccaattttctttaaaatccttcaagcagttcaagagttatagagcagacacgaaacaaagtcatatgacctttgacccccaagtgtgagactgaccttgaagcaagccacccaaaacatgcgctctgtacgCTGTCTTGGTGTGGTAAacgtttgtgtcaagtttcttcaaaatccttcaaggggttcaagagttaaagagcagacatgaaattgctaacgaagagaaagacggacggacggatggacaccggcgccataacataatatgtttcttcgggcgtataaaaatggaacCTCCTTACTTCACGCTCAGCACTGCATTCAGCACAGAACTGATTCAGGGCCAgtgtttaaatatcaaatttgtttctgcaattttatatcttttcaattcagtttatataatatgaaatattagtTTAAATAAGGTAGCAATATTTCTGGATCACTTCAAGTTGGTTGACATATAATAAACATTAgcatgttttatgaaatatatgcatgattttacaatattaacctttagcctgctggcggcaagtgacatCAAAGCCCAAggcaaaatgtattcaaaatttgGGTTTAGGCCTAGCATTTTAAGAGGGGGAAAGGGAATGTCTAATATtggtttgaaatttaagaaaatggccgAACATGGAGTCAGCCATTTTGGTTACACTGCTAAAATACCTAGATAGATAATTagtcttaaaagttttttttaagttcaagATGTAGCCAAAAAGaataatatcattatttcttATGTAATCAGCATTTTGAAGGAAGcaattaacaagagggtcatgctGACCCTAATGCTCCCCCTTAAAAATTGGGCCCTTTGGAATCaccaaaataacattaaattccCGTTTCAGAAaatagggtcaaaaatgtggcctctacagtgttaacaagttttccctTTAATTTTAGTGGGGACCAGTTTTGACCCCCATGCCCAGTTTTTTGGGGGGGCAAAGGGAAACATCAAATAAAATTCttaccaagtttcttgaagatagggCCCTAAAAGTGGGCCCCAAGGGtgttttaaaagggttttcctttatttgggcccggggacctagtttttgaacccattgACCCATTTTGGGAATTGGGTAGGaatcttaagaaaaaaaattctgtcaaGTTTTTATCAATCAAAGCAAAAAAAGAAACCTCATATGAGAAAAGGGCCAAAAGaggaaaatttttcccctttcaaGAGCTTAGAAAACCCTGAAAATCAGCCCACTTTCGCAAAGGGAATTTAATTTTTGTGACTTAGGTTTTGTTAAGTGTggttaaattaattaaatgtcaCTTCTTGTGTCCAAAAGGTAAATTAACaacttttggctctttcagggggcAATCAGGGGCCCTAAACCCCCAACCCATAATGGATCTGCGGGATCATCACAATCCCcgatatattgtttttaaagatattttgcaagtctgtatcaaaacaaaccataaatgaagtactATATGGTGCAaaaaccaaaatacaaaaaattttccctttttttggggCCAAACTTGGGAACCATGATGGGATTTAGCCAGTTTTGAAAAGGGCCGAGATATTTTGCCAATAAAATTGgtacaagttttattaaaataattgcaaaatgtggtcttatCATGTTCCAAaccaaatagcaaattttagccctttaGGGGGGCCCTAAATTGGAATCCCCGATGGGATTGGCCATTTTCGAAGGAACGgtatttgccaaaaaaaaagtcagtgcaagtttgattaaaaacgATTGAAAAAAGGGTCCTTTCGATGTTCCAAGAAATGTGGCGGACGGACGGGGCGTCACAAAAGCTCAAACTTGTGAAAAGGGATAAAAAAGGGTGATTTTTTCATCcgaaagtaaaatttttaaatatttcagtaaaaagtTCCTAGTTTGGATTAGGGAAAACCCCctaccttttaaaaattttgttaaaatttgggaatttttttcATTACGGGCCATAACTGCGAAAACCATTCCTAttctaaccttttttttttaaaacagatagtCAGGCTTCAGCATAAAAAAGAAGAatgatttttgaaaacttttgaaaagGGGCGTTTTAGTATTTggacttaaagaaaattttcttaaaaaatgataAGCAacctatctttaaaaaaatttaaaaaatttttccataAACCCAaacctaaaatttaaaatgacgattgtttaaagtaaacaagtatgctacaaaaaaaaatacacattttttaaattcagtcTTTAAAATGTTTAGTCAGACCCTGTGGTAAAAAAAAGGAAGAATCCACGAAGTACTTTTGGGCACAAATAACTCTTGCTGCccatttaattacaaaaaagtgTGATCTACACATGATTCAGCACAAAGTTTCAAACGTGGCCGAAAAATGCTTCATCATCATGATAATGCAATTTTAGAGGGGgagctaaaatatttaaataatattctaaaatttagttttattttataagtcATAAATTTCCCCTCATAATAAAAATTCAATTCCCAAAACCCcagtatttactttttaaaagggGGATACCtctaattaaaattaaaatcattttcaaaaacaaattaaaaataaaaattttaaaattttaaaaaaaaaataaatcacttaatttttggttaaaggaCTGGAAAGCCGAcaacaaattaaattttatataaaaaccttCTCAGTTTCATGACgttgaaagaaatttttaaaaacggaTCACTATTAAAAAAGATATAGCCGTTTGAAATTCAAccggaggcagccattttgtgtgtttatgacgtcatttacacactgctgaattctttatttagcaaataaccttttaggCCATACctaattgattaatagttcttcggaaaattttcaaaaaaaataggagcgggcgagcgaaatttttattttattttttttttctcaattttgattttttcagaggcgggtagattttacatggagcgagcgggcgttttttatttttttttccccagcttgaacccttgaggaggcggttatgattatatataaagttaacatttctttagaaataacacagaaatcaaacatttacagtgtgggtaacacagtatatagcttttctatatgttttaaagactacatgaatgattttgcaaataaattcatgccaaaactcactgaatcactttatttttttattttgtaattttaattactaaggaatgggtgtcttatttttaattttgatttttctacattaatctgaagacgtgcctatttaatggcacaggatgaggaatatttaagacaaaacaggcatatgattgtgtggaataacatttcttctgaaacacagttagatgtctttgacacatgaacaaatttgtgcccgtagtggaactccaacccatagaggtgaggggaagtaataaaccacttgaccagtgagaccaaacggagttgggcatacagatgcttcgacattgctcgaatccctttggaataatttcttaacagatcatgatcaggctagcttaagcatttgtggtagagattcatttcaggcaaaaataataacagacggacaaagaatgatcccaatatggccacccttaaaagtgttgtttgttgtgctttgactgaactagaaatttagagttggggaagtctgttttttcagtttctttcgttcaatcaatttacagccaattttaaatatatcctggcgtcatgtgtacaaacaggcaaaactggggttacaaattattttcatatcaacactacttatttgaaaagctaaacaatttttaaattgactaaatgcgttttgatagaatatctgactgctgtactaaagaagttacgttcaaaaagatttgggccgagacaatgtgataggtcggtcaggatatgtgaacaaatatttttttaagatagtagttggcctcagctttcggctctagatctaacatgctgaattaaacaactgataacaaatggtttgaaaactttatatctgaacaatatttccaaatatttgttaactgcatccccgtgcacgtcttacaagtcgggcttcgttcttttcactgtattgaacaaaagtagaatgtgcctatttcattacctaccggcacatcgaaggccatgtgtggcactagcacagacactccagatttaaaacaaatgatgaacaacaccataattcctgactttttgagtttggatcataagctacatgtattacggacgcatgaaatccgatcaatatcactttgacgcattaaaacagcgataaaacctgttttgccgttattattccggaccgcg
Protein-coding sequences here:
- the LOC123548816 gene encoding 2,4-dienoyl-CoA reductase [(3E)-enoyl-CoA-producing], mitochondrial-like; this translates as MMDVLPTGRLGEVQELANLVSYMVSDYSSWMTGEIVKLDGGELYSRAGSFNELRAVTNEQWDMLAQMIKSTKGS